A portion of the Macaca mulatta isolate MMU2019108-1 chromosome 4, T2T-MMU8v2.0, whole genome shotgun sequence genome contains these proteins:
- the WASF1 gene encoding actin-binding protein WASF1 isoform X2: MPLVKRNIDPRHLCHTALPRGIKNELECVTNISLANIIRQLSSLSKYAEDIFGELFNEAHSFSFRVNSLQERVDRLSVSVTQLDPKEEELSLQDITMRKAFRSSTIQDQQLFDRKTLPIPLQETYDVCEQPPPLNILTPYRDDGKEGLKFYTNPSYFFDLWKEKMLQDTEDKRKEKRKQKKNLDRPHEPEKVPRAPHDRRREWQKLAQGPELAEDDANLLHKHIEVANGPASHFETRPQTYVDHMDGSYSLSALPFSQMSELLTRAEERVLVRPHEPPPPPPMHGAGDAKPIPTCISSATGLIENRPQSPATGRTPVFVSPTPPPPPPPLPSALSTSSLRASMTSTPPPPVPPPPPPPTTALQAPAVPPPPAPLQIAPGVLHPAPPPIAPPLVQPSPPVARAAPVCETVPVHPLPQGEVQGLPPPPPPPPLPPPGIRPSSPVTVTALAHPPSGLHPTPSTAPGPHVPLMPPSPPSQVIPASEPKRHPSTLPVISDARSVLLEAIRKGIQLRKVEEQREQEAKHERIENDVATILSRRIAVEYSDSEDDSEFDEVDWLE; this comes from the exons GTAAATATGCTGAAGATATATTTGGAGAATTATTCAATGAAGCACATAGTTTTTCCTTCAGAGTCAACTCATTGCAAGAACGTGTGGACCGTTTATCCGTTAGTGTTACACAGCTTGATCCAAAGGAAGAAGAAT TGTCTTTGCAAGATATAACAATGAGGAAAGCTTTCCGAAGTTCTACAATTCAAGACCAGCAGCTTTTTGATCGCAAGACTTTGCCTATTCCATTACAGGAGACGTACGATGTTTGTGaacagcctccacctctcaataTACTCACTCCTTATAG AGATGATGGTAAAGAAGGTCTGAAGTTTTATACCAATCCTTCATATTTCTTTGatctatggaaagaaaaaatgttgcaAGATACAGAGgataagaggaaggaaaagaggaagcagaAG AAAAATCTAGATCGTCCTCATGAACCAGAAAAAGTGCCAAGAGCACCTCATGACAGGCGGCGAGAATGGCAGAAGCTGGCCCAAGGTCCAGAGCTGGCTGAAGATGATGCTAATCTCTTACATAAGCATATTGAAGTTGCTAATGGTCCAGCCTCTCATTTTGAAACAAG ACCTCAGACATACGTGGATCATATGGATGGATCGTACTCACTTTCTGCCTTGCCATTTAGTCAGATGAGTGAGCTTCTGACTAGAGCTGAGGAAAGGGTATTAGTCAGACCACATGAACCACCTCCGCCTCCACCAATGCATGGAGCAGGAGATGCGAAACCGATACCCACCTGTATCAG TTCTGCTACAGGTTTGATAGAAAATCGCCCTCAGTCACCGGCTACAGGCAGAACACCTGTGTTTGTGAGCCCCActcccccacctcctccaccacctCTTCCATCTGCCTTGTCAACTTCCTCATTAAGAGCTTCAATGACTTCAACTCCTCCCCCTCCAGtgcctcccccacctccacctccaaccACTGCTTTGCAAGCTCCAGCAGTACCACCACCTCCAGCTCCTCTTCAGATTGCCCCTGGAGTTCTTCACCCAGCTCCTCCTCCAATTGCACCTCCTCTAGTACAGCCCTCTCCACCAGTAGCTAGAGCTGCCCCAGTATGTGAAACTGTACCAGTTCATCCACTCCCACAAGGTGAAGTTCAGGGGctgcctccacccccaccaccgCCTCCTCTGCCTCCACCTGGCATTCGACCATCATCACCTGTCACAGTTACAGCTCTTGCTCATCCTCCCTCTGGGCTACATCCAACTCCATCTACTGCCCCAGGTCCCCATGTTCCATTAATGCCTCCATCTCCTCCATCACAAGTTATACCTGCTTCTGAGCCAAAGCGCCATCCATCAACCCTACCTGTAATCAGTGATGCCAGGAGTGTGCTACTGGAAGCAATACGAAAAG GTATTCAACTACGCAAAGTAGAAGAGCAGCGTGAACAGGAAGCTAAACATGAACGCATTGAAAATGATGTTGCCACCATCCTGTCTCGCCGTATTGCTGTTGAATATAGTGATTCGGAAGATGATTCAGAATTTGATGAAGTAGATTGGTTGGAGTAA
- the WASF1 gene encoding actin-binding protein WASF1 isoform X1, whose product MPLVKRNIDPRHLCHTALPRGIKNELECVTNISLANIIRQLSSLSKYAEDIFGELFNEAHSFSFRVNSLQERVDRLSVSVTQLDPKEEELSLQDITMRKAFRSSTIQDQQLFDRKTLPIPLQETYDVCEQPPPLNILTPYRDDGKEGLKFYTNPSYFFDLWKEKMLQDTEDKRKEKRKQKQKNLDRPHEPEKVPRAPHDRRREWQKLAQGPELAEDDANLLHKHIEVANGPASHFETRPQTYVDHMDGSYSLSALPFSQMSELLTRAEERVLVRPHEPPPPPPMHGAGDAKPIPTCISSATGLIENRPQSPATGRTPVFVSPTPPPPPPPLPSALSTSSLRASMTSTPPPPVPPPPPPPTTALQAPAVPPPPAPLQIAPGVLHPAPPPIAPPLVQPSPPVARAAPVCETVPVHPLPQGEVQGLPPPPPPPPLPPPGIRPSSPVTVTALAHPPSGLHPTPSTAPGPHVPLMPPSPPSQVIPASEPKRHPSTLPVISDARSVLLEAIRKGIQLRKVEEQREQEAKHERIENDVATILSRRIAVEYSDSEDDSEFDEVDWLE is encoded by the exons GTAAATATGCTGAAGATATATTTGGAGAATTATTCAATGAAGCACATAGTTTTTCCTTCAGAGTCAACTCATTGCAAGAACGTGTGGACCGTTTATCCGTTAGTGTTACACAGCTTGATCCAAAGGAAGAAGAAT TGTCTTTGCAAGATATAACAATGAGGAAAGCTTTCCGAAGTTCTACAATTCAAGACCAGCAGCTTTTTGATCGCAAGACTTTGCCTATTCCATTACAGGAGACGTACGATGTTTGTGaacagcctccacctctcaataTACTCACTCCTTATAG AGATGATGGTAAAGAAGGTCTGAAGTTTTATACCAATCCTTCATATTTCTTTGatctatggaaagaaaaaatgttgcaAGATACAGAGgataagaggaaggaaaagaggaagcagaAG CAGAAAAATCTAGATCGTCCTCATGAACCAGAAAAAGTGCCAAGAGCACCTCATGACAGGCGGCGAGAATGGCAGAAGCTGGCCCAAGGTCCAGAGCTGGCTGAAGATGATGCTAATCTCTTACATAAGCATATTGAAGTTGCTAATGGTCCAGCCTCTCATTTTGAAACAAG ACCTCAGACATACGTGGATCATATGGATGGATCGTACTCACTTTCTGCCTTGCCATTTAGTCAGATGAGTGAGCTTCTGACTAGAGCTGAGGAAAGGGTATTAGTCAGACCACATGAACCACCTCCGCCTCCACCAATGCATGGAGCAGGAGATGCGAAACCGATACCCACCTGTATCAG TTCTGCTACAGGTTTGATAGAAAATCGCCCTCAGTCACCGGCTACAGGCAGAACACCTGTGTTTGTGAGCCCCActcccccacctcctccaccacctCTTCCATCTGCCTTGTCAACTTCCTCATTAAGAGCTTCAATGACTTCAACTCCTCCCCCTCCAGtgcctcccccacctccacctccaaccACTGCTTTGCAAGCTCCAGCAGTACCACCACCTCCAGCTCCTCTTCAGATTGCCCCTGGAGTTCTTCACCCAGCTCCTCCTCCAATTGCACCTCCTCTAGTACAGCCCTCTCCACCAGTAGCTAGAGCTGCCCCAGTATGTGAAACTGTACCAGTTCATCCACTCCCACAAGGTGAAGTTCAGGGGctgcctccacccccaccaccgCCTCCTCTGCCTCCACCTGGCATTCGACCATCATCACCTGTCACAGTTACAGCTCTTGCTCATCCTCCCTCTGGGCTACATCCAACTCCATCTACTGCCCCAGGTCCCCATGTTCCATTAATGCCTCCATCTCCTCCATCACAAGTTATACCTGCTTCTGAGCCAAAGCGCCATCCATCAACCCTACCTGTAATCAGTGATGCCAGGAGTGTGCTACTGGAAGCAATACGAAAAG GTATTCAACTACGCAAAGTAGAAGAGCAGCGTGAACAGGAAGCTAAACATGAACGCATTGAAAATGATGTTGCCACCATCCTGTCTCGCCGTATTGCTGTTGAATATAGTGATTCGGAAGATGATTCAGAATTTGATGAAGTAGATTGGTTGGAGTAA